One segment of Bradyrhizobium sp. WD16 DNA contains the following:
- a CDS encoding HU family DNA-binding protein: MAKMTKNQLIDAIAEGTQLSKADVKLVIEQMATVGYKELNESGEFVIPGFVKMSVVNKPATEARSGINPFTKAPMEFAAKPASKSVKASPLKVVKDAV; this comes from the coding sequence ATGGCCAAGATGACCAAGAATCAGTTGATTGACGCAATTGCAGAGGGGACGCAGCTTTCCAAGGCAGACGTCAAGCTCGTTATCGAGCAGATGGCGACCGTCGGCTACAAGGAGCTGAACGAATCCGGCGAGTTCGTCATTCCCGGCTTCGTCAAGATGTCGGTCGTGAACAAGCCGGCGACCGAAGCCCGCAGCGGGATAAATCCTTTCACGAAAGCGCCGATGGAGTTCGCGGCCAAGCCAGCCAGCAAGTCGGTCAAGGCGTCGCCCCTGAAGGTTGTCAAAGACGCTGTCTGA
- a CDS encoding DJ-1/PfpI family protein, with amino-acid sequence MAGLIAFALFGSAARAADGANQQALTHDTSATAASRIGREQIAFLIYPSFTALDMVGPHYMFTSLMGATTHIVAKSTAPVTSDTGLVIIPTKSFDDCPRDLDVICVPGGTSGTLSAIRDEATLRFLADRGSRARYVTSVCTGSLLLGAAGLLDGYKATSHWLTRDLLHIFGAIPAEGRVVRDRNRITGGGVTAGLDFGLSLVGDLRDRQYAEAVQLLAEYAPEPPYQSGTPALASTKTRKLMNDMFVDFIKQAEAACRAVPIR; translated from the coding sequence TTGGCCGGTCTGATCGCGTTCGCCCTGTTCGGCTCGGCCGCCAGGGCGGCCGACGGCGCCAATCAGCAGGCGCTGACGCACGACACGTCGGCGACGGCGGCAAGCCGGATAGGTCGGGAACAGATCGCATTCCTGATCTACCCATCCTTCACCGCGCTCGACATGGTCGGGCCGCATTACATGTTCACCAGTCTGATGGGGGCGACGACGCACATCGTGGCGAAGTCGACGGCCCCCGTCACCAGCGACACCGGCCTCGTCATCATCCCCACGAAGTCGTTCGACGACTGCCCGAGGGACCTCGACGTCATCTGTGTGCCGGGCGGAACGTCCGGAACGCTCTCGGCGATCCGGGATGAGGCGACGCTGCGTTTCCTGGCCGACCGCGGCAGCAGAGCGCGCTACGTCACCTCGGTCTGCACCGGCTCGCTCCTGCTTGGCGCCGCCGGCCTGCTCGACGGCTACAAGGCGACATCGCACTGGCTGACGCGGGATCTGCTGCACATCTTCGGCGCGATCCCCGCCGAGGGCCGTGTCGTCCGCGATCGAAACCGGATCACGGGCGGCGGGGTCACCGCGGGCCTCGATTTCGGGCTGTCGCTGGTGGGCGACCTGCGCGACCGCCAATACGCCGAGGCCGTGCAACTGCTCGCCGAATATGCCCCCGAGCCGCCGTACCAATCCGGCACCCCCGCCCTTGCATCAACCAAAACACGCAAGTTGATGAATGACATGTTCGTCGATTTCATCAAGCAAGCCGAGGCGGCCTGCCGGGCGGTGCCAATACGGTAG
- a CDS encoding autotransporter outer membrane beta-barrel domain-containing protein, which translates to MIALSLVLAAGHVDGARAQSVSSLPLPPGQIVSGVVYKPSSACQPPSFVPSITTGADANLYILPSSCTAVPSFVASAAAAMVVTSVPTQYVRFYCPTCSPSSDPNRAFIADPSTVRGLTPAQIKDVLALPAVPTMQTIVLVPAGSCVLVGMGAPAFGGSGGPAQEWIAGTPSGANCFGLQYLPATDYINRQAIGAYALLYGPNAGGGNAGAVAAALDRGPYPVPFTGMDGLYKSLDLLNYGDPAPLRAALVQLGGEVHASVKTVMFGDSLFLREAVLGRLRQGLVAGGGSPMAALAYAGDREAASAVGAADAAVAAPQTMVWAQGVGAWGRIAGDGDAAGVSRNLGGLFAGLDHRFGGNGLAGIAGGYTNSSLSISDRTSSAGIATAHVATYAGASVGPWSLRGAGSASFSAVDASRSIAFTGFVDAAAANYRATTTQAFGEIGYATTFGGVAVEPFAGAAFVHLQTGGFTESGGTGFAALSASGGSDDIGYTTLGSRAATTCDLAYGMLLTLRASAAWQHTVGGLVPTAALAFAANGAPFTVAGVPLARDAALVQAGFDLQVGRQVIVSVAYSGNLSDRAQDNSVRGQLSWRF; encoded by the coding sequence GTGATCGCGCTGTCGCTCGTGCTGGCCGCCGGCCATGTCGACGGCGCGCGGGCGCAGTCGGTTTCGTCGCTGCCCCTGCCGCCGGGCCAGATCGTCAGCGGCGTCGTCTACAAGCCGTCGTCGGCCTGTCAGCCGCCGTCGTTCGTGCCGTCGATCACCACCGGCGCGGATGCCAATCTCTATATTCTGCCGTCGTCCTGCACGGCGGTGCCGTCGTTCGTGGCGAGCGCCGCGGCCGCCATGGTCGTCACCAGCGTGCCGACCCAGTATGTGCGCTTCTACTGCCCGACCTGCTCGCCGTCGAGCGATCCCAACCGCGCCTTCATCGCCGATCCCAGCACCGTGCGCGGCCTGACGCCGGCGCAGATCAAGGACGTGCTGGCGCTGCCGGCGGTGCCGACGATGCAGACCATCGTGCTGGTGCCGGCGGGCAGCTGCGTTCTCGTCGGCATGGGCGCTCCCGCCTTCGGCGGCAGCGGCGGTCCGGCCCAGGAGTGGATCGCCGGCACGCCCAGCGGGGCGAATTGCTTCGGCCTGCAATATCTGCCGGCGACCGACTACATCAACCGGCAGGCGATCGGCGCCTATGCGCTGCTGTACGGCCCGAATGCCGGCGGCGGCAATGCCGGGGCGGTGGCCGCGGCGCTCGACCGCGGTCCCTATCCGGTGCCGTTCACCGGCATGGACGGATTGTACAAGAGCCTCGACCTGTTGAACTACGGCGATCCGGCGCCGCTGCGCGCCGCGCTGGTGCAGCTCGGCGGCGAGGTGCATGCCAGCGTCAAGACGGTGATGTTCGGCGACAGCCTGTTCCTGCGCGAGGCCGTGCTCGGCCGGCTGCGGCAGGGGCTCGTCGCCGGTGGCGGCTCGCCGATGGCGGCGCTCGCCTATGCGGGCGATCGCGAGGCGGCGTCCGCGGTGGGGGCGGCGGACGCGGCGGTTGCCGCGCCGCAGACCATGGTCTGGGCGCAGGGTGTCGGAGCCTGGGGCCGCATCGCGGGCGACGGCGATGCCGCCGGCGTCAGCCGCAATCTCGGCGGGCTGTTCGCCGGCCTCGATCACCGGTTCGGAGGCAATGGCCTCGCCGGCATCGCCGGTGGCTACACCAATTCGTCGTTGAGCATCAGCGACCGGACGAGCAGCGCCGGTATCGCGACCGCGCATGTCGCCACCTATGCCGGCGCGAGCGTCGGTCCCTGGAGCTTGCGCGGCGCGGGCTCGGCGAGCTTCAGCGCGGTCGACGCCAGCCGCAGCATCGCCTTTACCGGCTTCGTCGACGCCGCCGCGGCGAACTATCGCGCGACGACGACGCAGGCGTTCGGCGAAATCGGCTACGCCACCACGTTCGGCGGGGTCGCGGTCGAGCCGTTCGCCGGCGCCGCCTTCGTGCACCTGCAGACCGGCGGCTTCACCGAGAGCGGCGGCACCGGCTTCGCCGCGCTGTCGGCTTCCGGCGGCAGCGACGATATCGGCTATACGACGCTTGGAAGCCGCGCCGCCACGACCTGCGACCTGGCCTATGGCATGCTGCTGACGCTGCGCGCCTCCGCCGCCTGGCAGCATACCGTCGGCGGCCTCGTCCCGACCGCCGCGCTCGCCTTCGCCGCCAACGGCGCGCCTTTCACGGTCGCGGGCGTGCCGCTGGCCCGCGACGCCGCGCTGGTCCAGGCCGGCTTCGATCTGCAGGTCGGCCGGCAGGTGATCGTCAGCGTTGCTTATTCCGGCAACCTGTCCGATCGCGCCCAGGACAATTCCGTCAGAGGCCAGCTGAGCTGGCGGTTCTGA
- a CDS encoding TonB-dependent siderophore receptor, translated as MSRHLPTLCVVAAVAVAASQSAHSQARPDPTLPPVVVNPPDGKKGARPARRASSAARRTASPQRTQPAAPPLAGPPLPAGAIVNPNLPVTWTTAGPVQGYRALSAQSATKTDTAIERIAQNIQVIPRQLIDDQGAISVSEAALNASNVQPVYPLIVGNAEMYPIKIRGFSAEQWRDGLVVPYDAGDRDGLVNVERIEILKGPNAILYGGGAGAPIGGTLNVVSKLPTDKASGEFGVRLGSRQYWNPFFDINQPLNADKTALFRITGEYTGNKSFIDVIESKRYNINPTLTLTNHEDTRLTIQGQVSKQQQQAYQGLPVYGTLLGDFRVRQDLFIGPSSIEPSYSKTESVTATLDHQFNPILSANVKARWSQSSFDQMSQNIWGGDFTGAVPAFPPSTWLLQNMEMYQEQKEFTINPSLQAKFAIGPSTHTLLVGGDYSRVSDRGAMTADSLGNNCFLLGLCLFPVTVDLANPSFTVPYTRPSPAAGIEFAKYFDFQNSYETKGAYTQLQSSFYDRVHLLAGVRLANLDISYTESARPVPTTFVTDTTRALPRAGLVVDLVQGLSAYASYSEGMKWAGFTTAVTRPAPELSDQVEAGLKFNINKQFSGNLSVFEIHRTNVPVTLAIGVAGLTMQKSKGFEADAIWQPDTNWSFLGSYGFTDAVFAEPFLDFTGAVIPAGTKLPFVPQHTGRLWANYKFDPGALPGVSLGAGITFASSQYVDNANLWQTAGYYTVDGKIGYETDHVRAFLTVKNLTGEKYFVPYTWLGGQVAPGAPRAVYGQISWLY; from the coding sequence GTGTCACGTCATCTGCCCACACTTTGTGTGGTGGCAGCAGTTGCTGTCGCCGCATCCCAATCCGCGCACTCTCAGGCCCGGCCCGATCCCACTCTTCCGCCGGTCGTGGTCAATCCGCCGGACGGCAAGAAGGGAGCAAGGCCCGCCCGGCGCGCATCGTCGGCCGCGCGGCGAACCGCCTCACCGCAGCGGACCCAGCCCGCGGCGCCGCCCCTGGCCGGGCCGCCGCTTCCCGCGGGCGCCATCGTCAATCCGAATCTTCCGGTGACCTGGACCACGGCCGGGCCGGTGCAGGGTTATCGCGCATTGTCGGCGCAGTCGGCGACGAAGACGGATACGGCGATCGAGCGGATCGCGCAGAACATCCAGGTCATTCCTCGACAGCTGATCGACGATCAGGGCGCGATATCGGTCAGCGAAGCCGCGTTGAATGCCAGCAACGTACAACCGGTGTATCCCTTGATCGTCGGCAATGCCGAGATGTATCCGATCAAGATCAGGGGGTTCAGCGCCGAACAATGGCGGGATGGCCTGGTCGTCCCGTACGACGCCGGCGACCGCGACGGCCTGGTGAATGTCGAACGCATCGAGATCCTCAAAGGCCCCAACGCAATCCTGTATGGAGGCGGAGCAGGTGCGCCGATCGGCGGAACGCTCAACGTCGTCTCCAAGCTTCCGACGGACAAGGCGAGCGGCGAGTTCGGGGTCAGGCTCGGCAGTCGCCAGTACTGGAATCCGTTCTTCGACATCAATCAGCCTCTGAACGCCGACAAGACAGCATTGTTCCGCATCACTGGAGAGTACACCGGCAACAAGAGCTTCATCGACGTCATCGAATCGAAGCGCTACAACATCAACCCGACCCTGACGCTGACCAATCACGAAGACACCAGGCTCACCATTCAGGGACAGGTTTCAAAGCAACAGCAACAGGCCTATCAGGGCTTGCCTGTCTACGGCACTTTGCTGGGGGATTTCAGGGTTCGGCAGGACCTCTTCATCGGTCCGTCATCGATTGAGCCGAGCTATTCGAAGACCGAAAGCGTTACGGCGACGCTTGACCACCAGTTCAACCCGATCCTCTCCGCCAACGTCAAGGCGCGATGGAGCCAGTCCAGCTTCGATCAGATGTCCCAGAACATCTGGGGAGGCGACTTCACCGGCGCGGTACCTGCCTTTCCCCCGTCGACATGGCTGCTCCAGAACATGGAGATGTATCAGGAGCAGAAGGAATTCACGATCAATCCGAGTCTTCAGGCGAAATTCGCGATCGGGCCCTCGACCCATACGCTGCTCGTCGGCGGCGACTACAGCCGCGTCAGCGATCGCGGGGCGATGACGGCGGACAGCCTGGGAAACAACTGCTTCCTGTTGGGGCTTTGTCTCTTCCCGGTGACGGTCGACCTGGCCAACCCTTCCTTCACCGTGCCATACACGCGGCCTTCCCCGGCAGCGGGTATCGAGTTCGCGAAATATTTCGACTTCCAGAACTCGTACGAGACCAAGGGCGCCTATACCCAACTGCAATCGTCATTCTATGACCGCGTGCATCTTCTCGCCGGCGTGAGACTGGCAAATCTCGACATCTCCTATACCGAAAGCGCCCGGCCCGTTCCCACGACATTCGTTACCGATACGACCAGAGCGCTGCCACGCGCCGGCCTCGTCGTCGACCTGGTTCAGGGCTTGTCGGCCTATGCAAGCTACAGCGAAGGCATGAAATGGGCGGGGTTCACGACGGCGGTCACCCGACCCGCCCCGGAACTGTCGGACCAGGTCGAGGCCGGACTGAAGTTCAACATCAACAAGCAGTTTTCCGGAAATCTATCGGTCTTCGAAATCCATCGCACCAACGTTCCCGTCACCCTGGCGATCGGCGTCGCCGGGTTGACGATGCAAAAATCGAAAGGTTTCGAAGCTGACGCGATCTGGCAACCCGACACCAACTGGAGCTTTCTGGGCAGCTATGGCTTCACGGATGCCGTATTTGCCGAGCCGTTTCTTGACTTCACCGGGGCGGTCATTCCAGCCGGAACCAAGCTGCCATTCGTCCCGCAACACACCGGCCGGCTGTGGGCCAACTACAAGTTCGATCCGGGGGCGCTGCCCGGCGTGAGCCTCGGAGCAGGGATCACGTTCGCGTCGAGCCAGTATGTCGACAATGCCAACCTCTGGCAGACCGCCGGCTATTACACGGTTGATGGCAAGATTGGTTATGAGACGGATCACGTTCGTGCCTTCCTGACCGTCAAGAACCTGACCGGGGAGAAGTACTTCGTCCCCTACACATGGCTTGGCGGACAGGTCGCGCCCGGTGCCCCTCGCGCGGTCTATGGTCAAATCAGCTGGTTGTATTAG
- a CDS encoding Hsp20/alpha crystallin family protein → MWTTSQELASNPFRAMRREMENALRAFDQGLPSPSIGAGAPAINVAETRDAFEVTAELPGVDEKDIKVSLDGNQLVISGEKKAESTKDEKDWHVEERSYGSFYRSISLPFEPDEGAVEAHFDKGVLHLAIKKPAKAVKTTKTIDVKTGAPPSANPASAA, encoded by the coding sequence TTGTGGACCACCAGCCAGGAACTTGCATCCAACCCATTCAGGGCGATGCGCCGTGAAATGGAAAACGCGCTTCGCGCTTTCGATCAGGGGTTGCCTTCTCCCAGTATCGGGGCCGGTGCGCCGGCAATCAATGTGGCGGAAACCAGGGATGCCTTCGAAGTCACGGCCGAACTTCCCGGCGTCGACGAAAAAGATATCAAGGTCAGCCTGGACGGAAACCAGCTGGTCATCTCCGGCGAGAAGAAGGCGGAGAGCACCAAGGATGAAAAGGATTGGCACGTCGAGGAGCGCAGCTACGGCTCGTTCTATCGATCGATCTCGCTGCCGTTCGAGCCGGACGAGGGAGCCGTCGAAGCTCATTTCGACAAGGGCGTGCTGCATCTCGCCATCAAGAAGCCCGCCAAGGCCGTGAAGACCACCAAGACGATCGATGTCAAGACGGGCGCTCCACCGAGCGCGAACCCTGCTAGTGCGGCTTAG
- a CDS encoding sensor histidine kinase encodes MIDEGSSDGSGLPTGVIFREPDQSLPAAEPRGYRLIEIQLRNALAESEALLLRKDEQLHRQALLKAESDHRLLNDLQMTISLLSLQSRNSANPEAASQLAIAATRVSMIARMHHRLNSNDGVRTFEFRKFLEDFCHDFSAMSSSDGSPGKIDVEGCEIDLPAGTAVPLGFIASELITNAAKHGRRRIAISLESDPKQGYALSVANDGPALPEGFDPGASKGLGMRIIQSFTSQIGGELRFGFGNRGKGARFTVWFPAPPAAGD; translated from the coding sequence ATGATCGATGAAGGTTCGTCAGACGGTTCTGGCCTACCTACGGGCGTGATTTTTCGAGAACCGGATCAATCTTTGCCCGCTGCGGAGCCGAGAGGGTACCGGCTCATCGAGATCCAATTGCGAAACGCGCTTGCGGAAAGCGAGGCGCTGCTTCTTCGAAAAGACGAACAGCTCCACAGACAAGCATTACTGAAGGCGGAATCCGATCATCGGTTGTTGAACGATCTCCAGATGACCATCAGCCTTCTTTCGCTGCAGAGCCGAAATTCAGCCAATCCCGAAGCGGCCTCGCAACTGGCCATAGCGGCCACGCGCGTTTCCATGATTGCGCGAATGCACCATCGTCTTAATTCCAACGACGGCGTGAGAACATTCGAGTTCAGGAAATTCCTCGAGGACTTCTGCCACGATTTCTCGGCGATGTCGTCCTCCGACGGGTCGCCGGGGAAGATCGACGTCGAAGGTTGTGAAATCGATTTGCCGGCCGGCACCGCCGTTCCGCTCGGCTTCATCGCCAGCGAATTGATCACGAACGCGGCGAAGCACGGCCGACGCCGGATCGCCATCAGCCTCGAATCGGATCCGAAACAAGGCTACGCGCTTTCGGTTGCCAATGATGGCCCGGCCTTGCCCGAGGGGTTCGACCCCGGCGCGAGCAAAGGCCTGGGGATGAGAATTATTCAATCCTTCACCAGCCAGATCGGCGGTGAGCTGCGGTTCGGCTTTGGCAACCGCGGCAAGGGCGCGCGATTTACCGTGTGGTTTCCCGCGCCGCCGGCAGCAGGCGATTAA
- a CDS encoding transposase: protein MARLARVVVPGLPHHVTQRGNGRARTFFSDDDYILYRDLLATHCRAAEVEVWAWCLMPNHVHLILVPSDADGLRRALSRVHRIYAGIVQARRKRSGHFWQGRFGAVAMDEAHLAAALRYVSLNPVRARLVARAQDWSWSSTRAHLRGRDDGVTARGAVREIFPDIAGLLTTTPDDEDDLFAKLRAAESIGRPLGSDRFLTRIEKLTGRVLKPGKRGPKPAEWEER, encoded by the coding sequence ATGGCCCGTCTTGCCCGCGTCGTCGTTCCCGGTCTGCCCCACCATGTGACCCAGCGTGGTAACGGGCGGGCGCGGACGTTCTTCAGCGACGACGATTACATCCTCTACCGCGATCTGCTCGCCACTCATTGTCGCGCCGCGGAGGTCGAGGTGTGGGCATGGTGCCTGATGCCGAACCATGTGCACCTGATCCTGGTGCCGTCGGATGCGGACGGCCTGCGTCGGGCGCTGTCGCGCGTGCATCGCATCTATGCGGGGATCGTGCAGGCGCGCCGCAAGCGCAGTGGGCATTTCTGGCAGGGCCGGTTCGGCGCGGTGGCGATGGACGAGGCGCATCTCGCCGCCGCGTTGCGTTATGTCAGCCTCAACCCGGTGCGGGCGCGGCTGGTCGCGCGCGCCCAGGATTGGAGCTGGTCGAGCACGCGTGCGCATCTGCGCGGCAGGGACGACGGTGTGACCGCACGCGGGGCGGTGCGGGAGATTTTTCCTGACATCGCCGGGCTGCTGACGACGACGCCGGACGATGAGGATGATCTGTTCGCGAAGCTGCGCGCCGCCGAGAGCATCGGCCGGCCGCTTGGAAGCGACCGCTTCCTGACCCGGATCGAGAAGCTGACGGGGCGGGTGCTCAAGCCGGGCAAGCGCGGGCCGAAGCCGGCGGAATGGGAGGAGCGATGA
- a CDS encoding aldehyde dehydrogenase family protein, whose protein sequence is MPRELVDAFVGESRASFARLFGNDVAGNPDYTSVVNDRHLARIHELLADAKSKGGRVIPCATYEASRHRRMPMHIVTGCTADMRVMREELFGSILPVVACDTLDDAIAFINRGERSLAKA, encoded by the coding sequence GTGCCGCGCGAATTGGTGGATGCTTTCGTCGGAGAAAGTCGGGCCAGCTTCGCTCGCCTGTTTGGCAACGATGTGGCGGGCAACCCCGATTACACCTCTGTCGTCAATGACCGCCATTTGGCGCGCATTCACGAGTTGCTGGCGGATGCCAAGAGCAAGGGAGGCAGGGTGATTCCCTGCGCCACATACGAGGCATCTCGTCACCGGCGCATGCCGATGCATATCGTGACCGGATGCACGGCCGATATGCGGGTCATGCGGGAGGAATTGTTCGGGTCGATTCTACCGGTGGTTGCCTGCGACACGCTTGACGATGCCATCGCTTTCATCAACCGTGGTGAGCGTTCCCTGGCAAAGGCATGA
- a CDS encoding substrate-binding domain-containing protein → MATKQILAELSEAYARATGEAVAIESVGGVDAARRIRSGESFDFAVLASDALDKLEAEGHLVAGSIRAFAASPMAMAVRSGAARPEVLDEAAVREAMATARAIGISTGPSGAHVRKLAQAWGMEQSVAERIVQAPPGVPVAALLARGEVEVGFQQLSELVGAGGIEVVGLLPPSIQPGTVFAAAICQKARDADRARAFIAYLASAETAPTKERHGMAQP, encoded by the coding sequence ATGGCGACGAAGCAAATTCTCGCCGAGCTCAGCGAGGCCTATGCCAGGGCGACCGGCGAGGCGGTGGCGATCGAATCGGTCGGCGGCGTCGATGCCGCGAGGCGCATCCGCTCCGGCGAGAGTTTCGATTTCGCGGTGCTGGCGTCCGATGCGCTGGACAAGCTCGAGGCCGAGGGCCATCTGGTGGCGGGCTCGATCCGCGCCTTCGCCGCCTCGCCGATGGCGATGGCGGTGCGCAGTGGAGCGGCACGGCCCGAGGTGCTGGACGAGGCGGCGGTGCGCGAGGCGATGGCGACGGCAAGGGCGATCGGCATCTCGACCGGGCCGAGCGGCGCCCATGTCCGCAAGCTGGCGCAGGCCTGGGGCATGGAGCAGAGCGTTGCCGAGCGGATCGTCCAGGCGCCGCCGGGCGTTCCCGTCGCGGCTCTGCTGGCTCGCGGCGAGGTCGAGGTCGGGTTTCAGCAGCTCAGCGAACTCGTCGGCGCGGGCGGCATCGAGGTCGTCGGCTTGCTGCCGCCATCGATCCAGCCGGGGACGGTGTTTGCCGCGGCGATCTGCCAGAAGGCGCGAGATGCCGACCGGGCGCGCGCCTTCATCGCCTATCTCGCCTCCGCCGAGACGGCGCCGACAAAAGAGCGCCACGGCATGGCGCAGCCCTGA
- a CDS encoding transporter, protein MKQSIRLTAAFAALFACATMAGEARAIDISPGDYTYLPAGTNIGLAYLTYQSASSFRDKAGNSFPDSKSEAAIGIARLVHYGETAGVGWGLQAFVPFGAISQARIGGADLAKADGLGDLVLGATLFPIHSADPTGTTIGITGYLGLPIGNYSPTKASVGSGAFTFTPQLGINQGLGNGFFLDVALDGSFYGDHTNDGISVKQDPTLQTQAYLRYAVSKATSVSFGYSGTFGGQIYFNGIAGLTKTREDQLRLFANTFVTQTLQVQGMIGTDVSATGGFKNAIVTQIRILKIF, encoded by the coding sequence ATGAAGCAATCCATTCGCCTCACCGCCGCATTCGCCGCGCTCTTCGCCTGCGCGACCATGGCGGGCGAGGCCAGGGCGATCGACATTTCGCCAGGCGACTACACCTACCTGCCGGCGGGTACCAATATCGGCCTGGCTTATCTGACCTACCAGTCCGCCAGTTCGTTTCGCGACAAGGCTGGAAATTCATTTCCCGATTCGAAGAGTGAGGCCGCAATCGGCATCGCTCGATTGGTCCACTACGGCGAGACCGCAGGCGTCGGCTGGGGCCTGCAGGCGTTCGTTCCGTTCGGCGCGATCTCGCAGGCGCGGATCGGCGGCGCGGACCTAGCGAAGGCCGACGGACTGGGCGACCTTGTTCTCGGCGCCACCCTTTTTCCGATTCACTCGGCCGATCCCACCGGCACGACGATCGGGATCACCGGCTATCTCGGCCTGCCGATCGGAAACTACAGCCCGACCAAGGCGTCGGTCGGATCAGGGGCGTTCACGTTCACGCCGCAGCTCGGCATCAATCAGGGCCTCGGCAACGGCTTTTTCCTGGATGTCGCGCTTGACGGGTCCTTCTACGGCGATCACACGAACGACGGGATCAGCGTCAAGCAGGATCCCACGCTGCAAACGCAGGCCTATCTTCGATACGCCGTCTCCAAGGCAACGTCGGTGTCCTTTGGCTATTCAGGAACGTTCGGCGGCCAGATTTATTTCAATGGCATCGCGGGACTGACGAAGACCCGCGAAGACCAGTTGAGGCTCTTCGCCAATACGTTCGTTACCCAGACGCTGCAGGTCCAGGGCATGATCGGAACGGATGTAAGCGCAACGGGCGGCTTCAAGAATGCCATTGTGACTCAAATTCGCATTCTGAAAATTTTCTGA
- a CDS encoding DUF3096 domain-containing protein: protein MVVAANHIAPIVALLAGVLILIVPRLLNFIVAIYLIVVGLIGLNGIYHFVS from the coding sequence ATGGTTGTCGCCGCCAATCACATTGCGCCGATCGTCGCCCTCCTCGCCGGCGTCTTGATCCTGATCGTGCCGAGGCTGTTGAACTTCATCGTCGCCATCTACCTCATCGTGGTCGGCTTGATCGGACTCAACGGCATCTACCATTTCGTCAGCTAG